In Candidatus Binatus sp., the sequence ATTCCGCCACGGCTCGGTTTCATGTCTTCGAGCGCGAGCATCGCCTGCGACATCAGGTTGATCGACGATTGCCGGCCGCCGCGCTCGAAGCGGAGATGCATCGCCGCCGCGATTCGATTCAGCGCCGCGACCAGCGCCTGCGATTCGTCGTCAGCGTCGCGCGCGGCGTTCTCGAACATCTCCGCCGCGTCGAAATAGTCGCCGCGGTTGTATGCGTCGATCGCGCAACCTAGCGCCGGCGTTTTGGATTTGTCGTTCACGGATTTTTTTGGCGTCGGGAAAATCGTCGTCGCGCGATTCGCGCCTACAAAAGTTCTTTCTCCTCGACCGCGCGAAATTCCGCCTCGCCGAGCGCCCGCGCCTTGCGCGTGCCGAACTTCTCGTACAATTCGAACAGGCCAGCCTTATGCGGCCGCACTTTTCCGAGCGGACATTTCGCCCAGTCTTCGGCCGATTCGTCGCAGTAACCCATCCGGTTTTCGCCGCACTTGGGTTGCAGGAACACCGCGATCTCCGGCAGCACGCGCTTGATCTCGGCGCGCATCAACGCCACCATCCGCCGAATTTCCCACTGCGCGCGCACGCACAGCCGCAAGTCGCAGATGTGGAGCATCTCGGCAAAATTCACCATCACGTGAAAGTTGGTGGGCGCCGCATTGGGCAGGACGAAGCGCGCATCCTCGGCCGGAATGCCCGCCTTGAGCGCGCGCGAATATAGCGCCGACGTTTGCGACAACAGTTCCGAAAATTCGTCCTCCATGCCCGCCCGCGACCACGAATCCGGCAGCACGAACGCGAGCTTGTTCTCCTTGAATTTCACGTAGCGCTGGCTCTGCTGCTCGAAGCTGATTCCGACGCGATGCCGCACGAATTGATGCGACAACGATCGCGATACGTTGGCGATTCCAAACCAGAACACGATCTGCTCGAGCGGCGATCCATGCCCGGTCTTCAGCCGCTCGGTGATGAACTCGCGAATCTTGTCGTGCGTGATTTTCTCGGTCTCGATCTTTTGCCAAATCTCGATCGGCGTATCCGACGAATAGCAGGTGCGAAACGCCGCGTAGAGTTTTTCCAGCGGCGCGCTGGCGTAGTCGATCAACTTGACCTGCATTTTCGCCTGATTTTCCACGCCTGCGACGACCCTCCGAAATCCGCGTGACGGCGCGACGCCATCCTCTCAAATCTTATTCGATGCGCGCGCCGCGCGTAACTCCGTCAGGCACGATTGCGCACAGCCGTTGCTTCCCCACGTTCCCGCTTGCCAAGATTGCGTGCCGAATGAACCAATCCCCGCGCATGCTCGACAGCCTTTACCGGCGGATGCTGAAGCCGTTTTTCTTCAACCTCGACGCTGAAACTGCGCATCGCCTGACTCTCAACCTGCTCTCGATCGCGCCGCCGCTCGCGCTCTCACCCGACCCGCCCGAGCTTGCGCTGAAAATTTGGGGCATCGATTTTGCCAATCCGATCGGTCTCGCCGCCGGCATGGACAAAGACGCGATCGCCGCGCGCGCGTGGGAGTCGCTCGGTTTCGGTTTCGCCGAGATGGGCACGATCACGCCGCGGCCTCAACCCGGCAATGAAAGACCGCGCGTGTGGCGATTGGTCGAGCATCGCGCGCTCATCAATCGGCTTGGATTTCCGAGCGAAGGTATCGACGCGGTCGCGCCGCGCATCGAGCGGATCCGCAAAAACGGCATCGCAATTCGAATTGCGCTCAACTTCGGTCCTAACAAGGATACGCCGCCCGAGAGCGTCGCCGCCGATTACGCGATCCTGATGCGCAAACTTGGCGCGCTCGCCGATTTCATCGTCGTCAATGTCAGCTCGCCGAACACGCCCGGGCTGCGCAACTGGCAATCACCCGAGCGGATGCGCGAGATTTTCGCCGCGATGCGCACCGCCGCCGTCACCTCGACGCGGCGCGTCCCGATCCTCGTGAAACTCGCGCCCGATCTCGAGCGCGACGACCTCTTTCGCATCTGCGATACCGCGCTGGAACTCAATCTCGACGGCATCGTCGCCTGCAACACCACGATCGCGCGCGAGTCGCTCGGCATCGCGTCGTTGCATCCCGGTGGACTCAGCGGCGCGCCACTGCTGAAGCCCGCCCGCGATCTGATTCGCAACATCTATATGCAGACCGCCGGCAAAATCCCGATTATCGGGGTCGGCGGTATCGCCAGCGCCGACGACGCGTACGGCCACATTCGCGCCGGCGCCACGATGGTCGAGCTCTACACCGGCCTCATCTATGAAGGCCCCGGCCTGATCGATCGCATCAAAATCGGTCTCGTTCGCTTGCTCAGGCGCGACGGATTTCGCTCTATTAGCGAAGCGGTCGGCATCGAAAAATAATTCCGCGCGACCGCGAATTTCTGGAGGCGACCAATGACGCAACCCGACAGCACGCCCACGCTCCTCGTCGATGCGCGATGGCTCGAGCAGCATCGCGGCGACAGCAATGTCATCCTCATCGATACTCGACCCGCCAAGGAATACTGGGAGGGCCATCTCGCCGGCGCACGCCACTTCGATCCGTTCCCGTTTCATCACAAGGACACGTCGGACCGCGGGATGGAGGAGTTCCACGGGCAACTCGAATGGATTTTCTCAGCGCTCGGCATCACCGGCCGCGAAACTGTCGTGTTCTACGAAAACGATTCCGGGATGCGCGCCGCGCGCGGTCTCTGGGCGCTGCAATACGCCGGGCATCGGAATGCGCTGATGCTCGACGGCGGCCTCAAAGCCGCTAGCGCGAAGCTCACGACGGATGCCGAAAAATTTGCCCGCACCAATTTCAGGATCGAGCCGAATCCCGCGGTGTTTGCGTCCTACGCGCACATCGTCGATCGAATCGGATCGCCCGACGTGCAGATTTTCGACGTCCGCAGCGCCGGCGAATATTTCAGCGAACGCATCCGCGCGCGACACGGTGGCGCGATCCCGCTCGCGATTCATCAGGACTGGACCTCCGCGCAATCCACCGAGGGCCATTTCAAAACGCCCGCCGAACTTCGCGCGAATTTCGAATCGCTCGGACTCGATTCCGGCTGCGAGATCATCCCGTATTGCCAGGGCGGCTATCGCGCCGCGCACGCCTACGTCGCGCTCAAACTGGCCGGCTATCGAAACGTCCGCAACTACCTCGGCTCGTGGGCCGAATGGGGCAATCGCGACGACCTGCCGATCGAGCATCCGCGCCGCAAGCCTTAAAGGTAATCGACGATGCAGCTTTTGCTCCTCACCGGCTTCGAGCCTTTTCACGGCGAACGCATCAATTCGTCGTGGGAGATCGCGCGTCAACTCGACGGCGAACTGATCGGCGGCCTGCAGATCAAATCGGTGCGCGTGCCGGTCGGATGCGGCAAGGCTGCGCGGCGCGTTACCGGCGCGATCGTCCGCTATCGTCCGCGCGCTGTCATCGGCCTCGGCGAAGCGGGCGGCCGTCCGTGCCTCTCGCTCGAACGCGTCGCGATCAATCTCGCCGATGATCGCGGCAACCACGCCAGGTCCGGCGATCCCGGGGTGACGCCGGTCGTGCGCGGCGCGCCCGACGCCTACTTCGCGCGCCTCCCCCTCGCCGCGATTCTCCGCGAACTCGATCGCAAGCATATTCCCGCGAGCGTTTCGCTGACTGCCGGCGCGTATGCATGCAACGCCCTGATGTACTCCGCGCTGCACCATCTGCGCCGCAAACCAGGCGTTCCGGTCGGCTTCATCCATCTGCCTTATGACGCGCGCCAGTCACCGCGCCATCGGAGCCTCCCGAGCCTGCCGATTCCGATCATGGAAAATGCGGTGCGCATCGCGATCGCCGTCATCGGCCGCTCGCTTGCCTGAAACCGCGCGGCGCTCTTCGCCGCTCGATCGGCTAAAATCTTTTTCGATGCCTGAAATTGAAATCAGCGCGATGACCTTCGGGCCGTACGGCCTCGGCCATCAGGGCGGCAAGGCGGTGATGGCGCCGAATGCGGTCGCCGGCGATCGCC encodes:
- a CDS encoding sulfurtransferase — its product is MTQPDSTPTLLVDARWLEQHRGDSNVILIDTRPAKEYWEGHLAGARHFDPFPFHHKDTSDRGMEEFHGQLEWIFSALGITGRETVVFYENDSGMRAARGLWALQYAGHRNALMLDGGLKAASAKLTTDAEKFARTNFRIEPNPAVFASYAHIVDRIGSPDVQIFDVRSAGEYFSERIRARHGGAIPLAIHQDWTSAQSTEGHFKTPAELRANFESLGLDSGCEIIPYCQGGYRAAHAYVALKLAGYRNVRNYLGSWAEWGNRDDLPIEHPRRKP
- the thyX gene encoding FAD-dependent thymidylate synthase, producing MENQAKMQVKLIDYASAPLEKLYAAFRTCYSSDTPIEIWQKIETEKITHDKIREFITERLKTGHGSPLEQIVFWFGIANVSRSLSHQFVRHRVGISFEQQSQRYVKFKENKLAFVLPDSWSRAGMEDEFSELLSQTSALYSRALKAGIPAEDARFVLPNAAPTNFHVMVNFAEMLHICDLRLCVRAQWEIRRMVALMRAEIKRVLPEIAVFLQPKCGENRMGYCDESAEDWAKCPLGKVRPHKAGLFELYEKFGTRKARALGEAEFRAVEEKELL
- a CDS encoding quinone-dependent dihydroorotate dehydrogenase, with amino-acid sequence MNQSPRMLDSLYRRMLKPFFFNLDAETAHRLTLNLLSIAPPLALSPDPPELALKIWGIDFANPIGLAAGMDKDAIAARAWESLGFGFAEMGTITPRPQPGNERPRVWRLVEHRALINRLGFPSEGIDAVAPRIERIRKNGIAIRIALNFGPNKDTPPESVAADYAILMRKLGALADFIVVNVSSPNTPGLRNWQSPERMREIFAAMRTAAVTSTRRVPILVKLAPDLERDDLFRICDTALELNLDGIVACNTTIARESLGIASLHPGGLSGAPLLKPARDLIRNIYMQTAGKIPIIGVGGIASADDAYGHIRAGATMVELYTGLIYEGPGLIDRIKIGLVRLLRRDGFRSISEAVGIEK